From the genome of Astatotilapia calliptera chromosome 3, fAstCal1.2, whole genome shotgun sequence:
accacatccctgAGTTCCTCTGTTGGATTGAGAGCTGGTGACCGTGAGTACATTTGAGTATAGAGaactcattgttatgttcaagaaaTCAGTTAAGGGTGATGTGAGCTTTGTgttcctgctggaagcagataTCAGAAGATAGTTACACTGCAGTCATAAAGGAATGGACAGGGTaagcaacaacactcaggtatgctgtggtgtttaaatccCTGCACCATTAAACCACTGGCAGCCTGAACTATTAAGGCAAGACCATCTgaatgcagcagaaatcaaggcTCATTAgaacaggccatttaccatttacagagTGCATGAAAAATAAGCAGCATGCTTATTAAGGAGACTGCATGTATTAGATTTTAAGTTGTTCAGTTTCTCCTGAAAACCTTTGTTAAATCGGCTGATAGGACATTTTAATCCAACAGTTGATCATTTCTGAAATGCTTTGTGTGAATACAAACTACACTGTGAGTGAGGTGAAATTAGAAATGAAAGATTCCTTAACGAGATCTCCGAGTATGCGTTGTTTACATAtatacaatttatttatttatttctaccaAGTGGCTCTATTTTACTGATCACTCACAACGGTGACTTCTGCCTGCAGACGTGAGCAGTGCATCAAACAGTTTATCCGCAGATTAGTCTGGCTCCTGGATTACTAGTCTGGATTACCTCCACCTTATTGAATGAAAAAATGCACAACGGTAACTAAAATGCAATCCTAAAGGACCgcagagaaaagacagagaggagggggCGGGGCGTGATGCTGAAATAAGCCGAAGTGacagattatttttaatattttgagaCTCAGTCAAAAAACGATCAACTGTTTAATCCGGAGCAAAAACGCGACGTGGTAACGATCGCAACCCTttcaaaaaaatctttttaagtGTCAGTCACATTTCTTCAAGCACACCGAGAACCTTTCACGTCAACTTTCGTTTGCGTTTCCATTTCTGCAACGGCagagatttattttaagtgacaGATGTGATGGATCGGGCAAAGCTGCCAATTAGCGGTATGAACATGCAGCGCCCGCCTGTCAGGTTAGTGGGGAGCAGATGGGTTAAAGATCTAATCAGCCTGCAACTGAGTTAAGCTGGACGCAATGCAGCTAATGGCACTAATGCACCTAAAGTGAGAATACATGATGGTTATTGCTGCATTGCCAGTTTTAAGGTGgcaaaagtaaaagaaatttaaaaaaaatgtgggaGACAAAGCAGGGGCTGAATTGCTGCCAACTcgctgtctgtgtgtgaacgACGGTGGGGCTTCAGTGCGTAAATGCTACTGAGAGAAACATGAGACCAGGGGAGGTAGAGGGAAAGGAAAGAAATATGCACATAAACTGGTTAATGCGCACAGGGGCAGGGGAGAGCCGCCCTTTGCAGAGACTGGaatgggggtggggggagggagTCCCCAAATGGTCAGAGAAACCCTTTCTGCAGGGGTCCATTGTCTGCTGACCATGACTATGAAAAGAAAGCTGATTACAGGAGACAGCGTGTTGTGTTGCTTCAACGGTTGCCTGCAGTTGATCACTACACGTTGCCGTTTCGTCTGATGTCTCCCTTTTGTTATCcccacctaaaaaaaaaaagagcttcacAGCTTTGCGGTGCGATGCCTGGGCTTGCTTTCTCAGGTCTGAATTGCAGGCTGCGAGTGTTTCTGCTCTCTTTTTCCCCGCATCCTGCCAGATAAAGCAAATCCTCCCTCTCCTCATCTCAAAATGACTTGTGTATTATTAAAAGCTTTTAAATGGAGCAGAGTGCTGGCTGACTACCAAATCCACTGCCTTGTTGCCAGGGAAACACATACCCATGGTCtccactcctcctccttctcagtgctttttttccccctcccacccctcctcccctccccGGAGGCTCATATTTCAAAACCATCAGCAGTCTTGTGCGCTCACACTGCTGCCTTTCAACTAAAAGCTTTTTGTGCTTCCAGTGAAGCAGaatggaggggagagagagcagaTGGGAGTGGTTAGAGGAGAGGGGAGGGAAAATAAAGGGCCTCCCTCACCGTTGCCAGGGCAACTTGATGTCACGGTGACATCACGCACCACTAAAAGCTTTTAACCGGATTCCTCTCCTGCCTTAGGCCCCATTTTGAGTCCTCTTTCAGCTAGACTAGGGGGAAAGGCACAGGCagggtggtggtgtgtgtgtgtgccttcctGCTTCTATCCCTCCATTACTGGAGACTCAACACGGCTCTTTAGCGAAGTAAAAGGCTTTCAAAACCAACCTCTAAAGCTCTGCAAACAGAACCAGCACAGGTCAAgagagtcatttaaaaaaatttaaaaaaaaaaatggcatcaGAGGATGGTTTCAGCTACCTGATGCCAGGCCACAGTGAGAAACACAGACGGGCCCCGAACTGGACCGATGGCGAAATGAAAGCCCTCCTGTACGTGTGGGAGGAACACCACAACGAGCTGAAAATGAGCAAGAGGAACGCTAAGGTTTACGAGAAGATGTCCCAGAGGTTCTTTCAGCTGACAGGAGAGCAGCGCTTCAAGGAAGAAATCAAGATGAAAATCACCAATATGTCTTTTCAGTACAGGCAAGTGCAAAACCCCGGTCCAAAGTCGTGGCTCCAGCTGCTGCAtgaccaaccccccccccccaccaccaccaccacccatttttttttgtttttgttttacattttctctgCTTTAACAGGCGACTGAAAGCTACAGTTGGCGAAGGCAGCGAGGCGCCGGATTGGCCGTACTACAAGGCCATAGAGAAGATCCTCTCCAAGCCGCTGGAGAACGGCAGGGTGAACTCTTTGGAGTTTCAGGCCTCTGCAGCGGGTCCCTCCACTTCCTCCCAGTCGACAGACAACCTGGTGCCACAGTCAGACGAGGGGCTGATGGGATTCCTGCCAGAGTACACAGGCTCCTCGGACGAGATGGAGATCAAACAAGAGCTGGACTCGCTGAGCTCTGATAGTGAGCACACACAGGGCTCCAGGTAACAGGAAATAGAGGAGACAcacagtgcatgtgtgtgtcataGTGAATATGTGCACTTTTGAAACACTCATAAAGATAATAATAGATGAACTGACCTTTGTATGCTATTGTTTCAGAGAAGCAACCCACCAGATATACAGTTTTATGCAGTTTTCAGCTTGCCAGCTATAACTGAAAGTGACTACCTTTCCTCAGCTGGGTTACTTGTTGCTATGCTTTATTTAAACCTTGAATGCTAAAATTACATACACGattgcttttttctctctgcgTTTTAACAGTTTTGTTAGTTTCTGTAAAGTatacttactttacttacttactaataATCTGTGTAGGTCTGTCTGTTCCTCTGATCCACTCCAGACTTGGTGAGTCTGTCGCTGGGGACTCTGGCAAGGGCAGTGCTCAATTTTGAGGTTGTTTAGATGAGcggttctcttttttttttgggggggggggggctaaacGTAGTTCCTTGTTAAAAGTGTTTCCacactgacagacacacacactatctTTCTGGGGACATTCATGCAATCCCAAGCCTCTTAACTCTACGTTTAGCCATAACAGCTAAGTGCTAAAGTCTTAAATTCACCCTAATTCTTTAACCCTAAAACCAAGCCTTAGCCCTCAAATCAACTTTTAATGGGCTGAAAAATGAGTCAAAAAGttctggctttaaaaaaaacccctcatcaCTCTGATGCACTAAAATTCAATCTGGATGTGTTTTCTTgtcattattgttgttgttggcatTAGTTTCCTGTGGCACACCACAGCAAACGCTCACTCATgcttagggatgggtatcgaaaaccggttcttgctgagaaccggttccctctgtttcaattccttggaattgtttgccatttttgcaaacgattcccttatcgattcccgTCGCCATGAATtacgtcatttacctggcaggaaacatggcggctcaaacgctcaaaagtttggttatactttacgagaacggatgacaacagggtaacttgcaatacttgaaaagtagatatttcatttcagggaggaaacactacgaatatgcaaaagcatttgctcacaaaacacacgataaccttaaatgaatgtcgtgtttttaattccgctccagACTCGttaatctcaacccagcagcagcggtaacgtttgtacgtcctctcccgttaatcaactaacagtgcatattatgttagcgcgatctgccttattacaaaacctgccattactgtgcatttaggtgaccatgatgagacagacagacagagtctggctcagatgctgccagttctcgctgcagtctactggtagcgtctcctttcaggccaggatagactaatgtcacagagcagtgtctaagtttgtggtttacacccatttgccacagcagatgtgtttaattgtaggcagggacattactggatattcttgtgtaattgtaattattgctacagaagaatatttattttattattttacatttacaatttttttcctggggaccctgtgacaccccattgaagagccgtaggctgtgtatctcttaagatctcactgttgggtttgtaaggccatgttactcctaaatttctatcttgttcaaagagaagatataaaacaaagttctaagctaatcgaccttagtgttctccttttttaaaaagaatcgataaagaatcgaatcgttaaacagaatcaaaattggatcggaatcgtgaaaatcttatcaatacccatccctactcatgcTGCTTCTCCAGAAAGCTGCAGCCCACAATCTGCCTGTACTGGTTAGGCAAAATCAGAAACATGCATCCAGCTGATGTGTCCTCAGGGCTGTCTTCTTATTAAAACTGTGCCTCTCAATTGTCTGTCTTAATTGTCAGAAAAATCTGTAGATTGTAGCTACCAGTAATAAGCCATGTTTCACTCCCTTTAAATGCCGTCCATAGCATTGTAAAACACTTGCAATGATTTACTTCTATGATTTCTGCCTTCGGCGCGAGGAGCCGATGCACACAAACCAATGTTATGTTGAAGGTCGTGGAACTAACCTGTGAAAATGCGAACCCAGTGTGATCTCTTTTTACTAGGCACTGCCTGCTCTGAAAGGTTCCCCTCTCTGCTCCCCCAGCTCACATCCTATCTCGGCCAGGAAGAGGAAGGCCAGCAAGCACCTGTCCTTGAAGCGGAAGAAACTGCGAGTCTTGCAGGCTATGCTGCAGCAACAGAAGAAGTCGAGCCGGGCCATGGAGGAGACGTGCAGGGAGGTGCGTCGAGCCGTGCACCAACAGAACCTCCTCCAGGTCCAGTGCCTGCAGCTGCAGGAGCGCATGATGAACCTCCTGGAGAAGATGATCCAGCTTCCCGCCACTGCATCAGCCACATGGGGTCAGAGCGGTGTGAAGGATCCGGGAAAACCATAAAgtgtatattttttgttttgttttttattgggGGGCATTGCCTCACCTATAACCTTGttgaatacaaaaaaatgatgtattttattttggcatTCCAGGTTTATCCTATTGTGAGTAAAGCTCTGTGTAGAAATGGTAGAGACAGGCATGAATACAGGCTTTTACCATTTCTGGAGGAGTATCATTTGTAGAAGATAAACATGTTATTGCATTTGTTAGCACTTTAGCATCAACATTAAGTCAGGCTCCActgtacattttcattttaggaACAGTTGTATAAGATTTCTTGATAATTTGCCAAGTACCCTAATAAAAATCACTGTGGGAACAACAGCCATCACTTTTTATTCTTTGCCAGGATAATTACATGTTACATGGGAGGTCTGATGCCAAAACAGGGCAATTTGATATATATGGAAGCTTTCATTCAAGGCAGAAACCCGCAGATTTGTTTCTTGAGAACTGACAACTATGCAAAGATAACCTGCTGCTGTCTTTCACTCTAACATCCCCCATCTCCGTGACTCTACGGTACAATTATTGGGAtgcaaaatacacagagggtggAGGCTGACGTTAGCTGAAATATTAAGGTCTTTGCCTTTCAGCCCATTTTAAGAGGATTTAGAGAAATAGGGGGGATTAGGCTAGTTCCATCACACATTACACCAGCTCAAAGGAAGTCACTCCTTCATGAAAATGAGAAAGCAACATCATTTGTTTCCTTATaacacactgaactgtgtggCCTGTGTTTGCATAGTATGCTCATTGCTCACAGccgtaataaataaatcataaagtGCAACGTCATTGCATTAGACTTCTAATCCTGTTGTTATATAGTGGTTTGTCAAAACGGCTGTCAGCTTCTTGCAAATGAGTAAGCTACACCGCACATGAGTAGTAAGGCCAGGGGTGAGGCAACCGTTGCAGCCCTTTGACCAGAGTTAGTGTTTACACACCATCCGCCGTAAAGAGCCGCAGTCGAGTGGAGGGGAAGGAGTTAACCAGAGGCAAAGTGGATGAGACATACTGCAGTAACCGCAGTCATATGGGTaagaccttttttatttttactttttggtttttaagtgaTCAACTTATCACCATTGCATGGGCAGTGCCTTTTAAATTTCATTATATTCCTCCTTTTAGACATATGTCAGGGGTGATTACAGAGTCTCCAGAGAACTTTCTGTGCTCTCACTTGTATACTTAAGCAgagttatttattaaaaatatcatatataaaaaaaataaatatatacatactttactttacttaagGGAAAAATGAAGCTTGTCAACTGCCATCATTGTCAGCCAATAGCGTCACTCCCACTGTTTGAATATTGAACGCAAAGGAGATGCTGATTGGCCAGTGGGAGGAGTCACATGTTCCGGAGACGTTACGCTGTCATGGTTACAGTGAAAGACGCTTTGTGTTTTCCGTGATGAGTGAATGGATGGAGGTGGTGCCCTCGAGCTCTGCCATATGGAATACCGAATCACTGCAGGGAgagaatagagaaaaaaaatggacgCGTGAAGCGGAAAATGTAAACGTGGTAGACTCGTGTTAACGTAAACGTAAAACCcgtgggctttttttttctggcacaACTTTAAAAGCAGgtactgttaattttttttttcccgatAAGGCCTTAATTGTTGTCAAAGTTTCGAGCTACGTTAACATTTTTTGTCGCTTTAAAGTTGCCAAAActctaaaaaaaagtaaagcaggaGCTAGCTTTCGCTATTTTTGTTTCGGTTTTTTTGCCCTCATAAAATGACTCGGGCGGTGACTTAAGTGTtggaacatttaaaaactggctTACCGACACCAGAGTCCTTCATTAAAGTGGTGGTGAGCAGGGAGCCAGCTggcggtgtgttttggggaGTGGGTGGAGGGGTGACTGGGAGTAATATGCGAGCCGTGTTTGCACATAAAAGCTGCCTCTGTTTTAGCTCTGACAGATAATTGCAGATATAAGATTGATGTGGGTTGCGTTACTTGGTTATTAAATGAAactgattaaattaaattaatttgttgACTAGGTGAGAGCAAAGAAAGCTAGAAAAACACCCTGCTTTTTCTAACACTGCTTAAAAAATGTTATTCTGTTTTCAGTATATGGtctttacattatttattagCAGTATTCATCAATAAAATAACcatttaatgtaattaataaAATGTGCTGTAGAACTTCTCATTAGTTTTCACAAAGAACTTTAGAGCTGTCGTTTATTTGCAagtatttttgacattttaatgcaTGAGTTGTAATTTATTAAGTCTTTGAACAATTTGATGTGGTGGAAAAACATGTCgtcttctttactttttgtccttgtgttttgctttgtgttaCCATAAGACGACAACAACACAATAGTGTTGGCAACGGACAAGTGTTACAGTTCCCACATGCGGCAACAAAGATGAGGATACAGGGACAGCCTGAGGGCGCGAGGAGGCGTCTGGATATGAATGCATCCGGTGAGTTCAAGAGCGTGGAGGTCATCCGTGGTCGGGCTGGATATGGCTTTACTATTTCAGGACAGAGGCCGTGCATGTTGAGCGGCATCCTGGAAGGAAGCCCGGCATACTTGGTGGGGCTCAGACAAGGAGATTGCATCATGGTCATCAATGGAAGTGACGTGTCTACTGCTTCTCATGAGGCTGTGGTGCAGC
Proteins encoded in this window:
- the msantd1 gene encoding myb/SANT-like DNA-binding domain-containing protein 1, coding for MASEDGFSYLMPGHSEKHRRAPNWTDGEMKALLYVWEEHHNELKMSKRNAKVYEKMSQRFFQLTGEQRFKEEIKMKITNMSFQYRRLKATVGEGSEAPDWPYYKAIEKILSKPLENGRVNSLEFQASAAGPSTSSQSTDNLVPQSDEGLMGFLPEYTGSSDEMEIKQELDSLSSDSEHTQGSSSHPISARKRKASKHLSLKRKKLRVLQAMLQQQKKSSRAMEETCREVRRAVHQQNLLQVQCLQLQERMMNLLEKMIQLPATASATWGQSGVKDPGKP